The Tessaracoccus aquimaris sequence GCGAGCAGGCGGGGATCGGTAGGAGCTGTGCCGGTGCTGGGAAGCTCCCGGCGGCGAGTCTTGGATTCGGTGAGCATCGGTCTCCTCGTTCGAACCGGCGTCGTCTTTGAGCGGTTCTCTCCATCGTCACACTACCGAAGCCGCCGTTGGGCTCCACATCGCTGGCGTGTCGCGCGCTGGTAGTCTCGCGACTGTGCGTATCGCCCTGAAACTAGCCGTTGTCGTCTCCGTGGCGGCCGCCCTCAGCGGCTGCACCGCGGAGCAGGCGCCGACCAAGCAGCCGAGCTCGCCGGCGGCGTCGAGCCCCGCCTCGACGCCCGCGTCGCCCGACCCTGCGCCCGTCGCGAGCCCGACGGCGGAGCCCACCGAGCTGGAACCGCTGGCCGAGACGCCGACCCCGACGCTTCCCCCGGTCGCACAGCCGACCAAGGTCGGCGGCCCGTGGACCCCCGTGGACGTCACCGTCACCACCACCGAGCAGGTCAAGGCGGCCGAAGCGCTGCCGGAGAGCTTCCGCACGTTCCTGGCCTCCAGGGTCGGCGTCGAGGACGACGCGGGCTGCACCACCTCCGAGGTCGTCATCAGGGCCATCCATCCGGACGGCTTCGCCTTCGGCTCTGAGGAGAGCGACTGCGGCGGCGGCCAGGTCGTCTGGGGCATCGACGAGGGCGCCTGGCACTACATCAACCAGTTCGAGGACGCCATCCCCTGCACCGAGTTCGTCACCAACGAGGTGCCCCCGGGCGCGCCGGGGCTGAGGTGCCTCGACGAGAACGGCGACGCCAAGGACTTCTGAGGACCGCCCGTGAGGATGTGGTCGCTCCACCCGAGCCTGCTTGACCGCCAGGGGCTGATCGCCTGCTGGCGAGAGGCGCTGCTCGCCCAGGCCGTGCTGGCCGGGCGCACCGCCGGCTACCGGCACCATCCGCAACTGACCCGGTTCCGGGAGGCCCAGGATCCGATGGCGGCGATCGGGGCCTACCTCATGGAGTTGGCCGACGAGGCGACCGCGCGGGGCTACCGCTTCGACCGGACGCGCATCGACGGCCCCCTCGAGTCCGCGCCGATCAGAGTGACGACTGGGCAACTGCGCCTGGAACGCGATCACCTGGCGGCGAAGCTGCGGGTCCGTTCCCCAGAGTGGTTGCCGCGCCTTGACGCCTCGCCCACCCCGCATCCTCTCTTCGTGACGGTCGACGGCGGCCCAGAGCCGTGGGAGCGGGCCTCGGGAGACTGAGGGCGCGGATCAGTGCTTCTCCTCGGCGACGATCAGGTCGCGCAGCGCCGCATCGGGGGAGCGGCCCAGGTCCAGCAACCGTCCGGCGCGGTAGGCGTCGAACACGCGTGGGTCGATGTAGCTGGACCGGGCGACGGCGGGCGTGTTCTGCAGTGCATCGGACGCGGCCTTCGCGGCGGCAACCTCAGCGCGGTGGGCGGCCGTCTCGCCGTCGACGAGACCCGTTCGGGCAAGCGACTCGGCCGCCGCGATGGTTCCCCGGAGGGTGCGGAAGTCCTTGGCGGTGTAGGGGCCACCAGTGATCTCATGCAGGTAGGCGTTGACCTCCGCCGGGTCGAGGTGGTGGAGGTCTCCGGAGGCGCGGTAGCGCAACAGGCGATCCTCCGGGTCGCCGTCGAGCAGCGTCGCGACGGCCTCGGCCAAGTCGACGTCGACCATGTGCATCACGTCGTGCTGGTGCGACTTGGCGGGGAAGTGCAGGGTGACGTGATGGCCCGCGACGGTGACGTCGCGCTGCTGGAGCGTCGTCAGGCCCCTGCTGCCGTAGCGCTCCAGGTACTCGATCGATCCGACCCGCGGTGAGGCGTCGTCGAGGAACCGGAAGGCGACGGCCAGCACCCGGTGCGAGGGCTCGGCGGGCTTCGACAGGTCGTGCGTCGCCCTGCCCCGGGCGGCGGGGAGGGCCGCGGCGAGGTGGAGCATCTTGTCGAACTTGTGCTCGGCCCTGTCCTCCTTCCACCGCTCGTGGTAGCGGTACTGCTCCCGGCCATCGGCGTCGAGGCCGACGGCCTGGATGTGTCCGAGGGGGTCGGCGCAGATCCACACCTTCGTCCAGGCCGGAGGCAGCGCAAGGGCGTTGATGCGGGCGAGCTCGGCCGCCGAGACCTTCCCTCCATCTGGGCCGCGGTACTCGAACCCGCCCTTGGTCGTGATCCGGCTGATCCCGGGATCCGTTCCTGGTTCGACGCGGTGCAGGGTCTCGTTCATCCGACCAGTATGTGTCGGCTCATCGGCGGACTGTGGGGAAACGGCCATGTCAGACGGCGAAGGCCCGGCTCGTGTTGAGCCGGGCCTACGCCGTGGAATCTGGTCGGGGTGACAGGATTTGAACCTGCGGCCTCGTCGTCCCGAACGACGCGCGCTACCAAGCTGCGCCACACCCCGATGGCCCGTGGGCCACCGGAAATATTAGCCGACGGTGACCCGATTCGCGAACTCGGCCTCAGGCGGGACGCGGCCACAGCGTCAGCAGCGTGACCTCGGGACGGTTCGCGAACCGGTACGGCGCGAACGGGGAGGTGCCGAGGCCGCCCGAGACGTGGAGGTGCGACCGCCGCCCGCCGGAGTCGTGCGTCGAGAGGCCCTTGACCCGGGCGGGGTCGATGTCGCAGTTGGTGATCAGGGCCCCGTAGCCGGGGACGCAGACCTGGCCGCCGTGCGTGTGGCCCGCGAAGATCAGGTCCATGCCGTCGCCGGTCATGGCGTCGAGCAGTTTCAGGTACGGCGCGTGCGTTACGCCGACGTTCAGGCCCGCGTCGGGATCGGCAGGGCCCGCGACCTGTGAGTAGTCGTCGCGGCCGTGGTGGGCGTCGTCGGTGCCGCGGAACGCGATCCGCGTGCCCGCGACGTTAAGCGTGGCGCGCCTCTCGGTCAGGTCGACCCAGCCGAGGGCCGCGAAGCCGTCGCGCAGACTCTCCCATGGCAGGTCGGCGGGCTTGGGTCGGCCGGAGTGGGAGCGGCCGTGGATCAGGTAACGCAGCGGGCTCTTGAAGACGGGGGCGTGGTAGTCGTTCGAGCCGAACACGAACACCCCCGGGACTCCACGCAGCGGAGACATGGCCTCAAGCAGCGGCGCGATGGCAGCGGCCGAGCTGATGTTGTCGCCGGTGTTGATCACCAGGTCCGGCTTGAGCCGGGTGAGGGCGCGGACGAAGTCGAGCTTGCGTGTCTGATGCGCGCTGAGGTGGAGGTCGGAGATGTGCAGCACCCTGACGGGGTCGCTACCCGGCTCGAGCGCCTCGACCTCGACGCGGCGGACGGTGTACAGGTGGGCCTCGATGAGCCCCCAACCGAAGCAGGCACCCCCGAAGGCCGCGAGGGCCGTGACGGCCCTCGCGATGGGATGGGTCATCAACGGTTCGGGTTCGCGGGTGGGGCGATCGTCGCCGGGGCCGCCGGTGGTGCCTGAGTCGCGGGGGTCGACGGTGGAGCAGTCGGCTTTGGCTGTGGCTTGGGGCCCTTCGAGATCCGCAGGTAGATCGTCGAGAACTTCTTCGCCGTCTTGCCCGCGTCGACGCCCAGGTAGGCGCCCTCGCGCGAGTCGGAGTAGACGTAGCGCTTGGCCGTCGAGAAGCCAGCGGCCTCCAGCGTGCGGCGTGCCTCCTCCATGCCCATGCCCCGAGTCGAGGGCACTGCCACCCTCTCGCCCTCGAGGATCTTCTTCGACGGGGCCGTGAACTTCGTCTTCGGCTTCCCCTCGAGCGCCGACTTCATGGCGGGGCGCCAGATCTTGCCCGCGTCGCCGCCACCGGAGCCGTTGAGGCGTCCGCCCTTGACCCGGACACCGTCGACGCTCTTGCGGTGCGTCTTGTAGTAGTCGTTGGTCTTGTCGATCGCGATCATCGCGACGCCCGCCATCTCGGGGGTGTAGCCGGCGTACCACACGGCGGCCGCGCTGTTGGTGGTACCGGTCTTGCCCGCCTCGTCGCGGCCGTCGCGCAGCGCGGCGGGGCGTCCGGTGCCCTGCAGGGCCACCGACTTGAGGATGTGGTTGACGCCGTCGGCGACTTCCTTGGGGATCGTCTGCTTGCAGTTGGCGGACGGGACCGCGACCTCCTTGCCGTCACGCGCGGTGACGGACTTCAGGATGATGGGGTCGCAGTGCACGCCACGGTTGGCGAACGTCGCGTAGGCCTCGGCCATCGACAGCGGGGTGACATCCGCGACGCCGAGCACGAACGAGGGGATGTCCTGCATCGTGCGGAGGTCCTTGCCGTCGGCGAGCTTCACGCCCGCGTTCTTGGCCATGTCGATGCCAGCGCAGATGCCGGTGTCGCGCTCCAACTGGATGAAGTAGGTGTTCACCGAGTTCCGGGAGGCGGCCATCATGTCGATGACGCCGTAGCCCTTCTTGAACTGGTTCTGGGGCGTCCAGTCCTGGTTGAACTTGAACGGGCCGGTGCAGTTCTTGAACGTGGAGCCCTTGAACTGCATGGTGCCCGGCGCGTCGTAGGTCTTGTCAGGGGTCATGCCCTGGCTGAGCGCGGAGGCGAGGATGAACGGCTTGAACGTCGAGCCTGCCTGGAAGCCCTCGATGCCGCCCATGCCCTTCTCGACGTTGTAGTTGTAGTAGCTCTCGCCCTTGCCCTTGTCGTCGCCCATCACGGGCCGCGACTGCGCCATTGCCACGATCAGGCCGGTGCTCGGCTGGATCAGCACTGTGTTGGCGAGCACCGGGTCGGTCGGGGCGACCATCGAGGCGACCGCGGCCTCGGCGGAGGCCTGCGCGGCCGGGTCGATCAGGGTGTGGATCTGGAGGCCGCCGCGGTTGAGGTAGTTGGTGCGCTCCTGCTCGTCCTTGCCCATGCTCGGCATCTTGTCGGAGAGGAGGGTGCGCTTCACGTAGTCGCAGAGGAACGGGTACGGCGACGACACGCAGCCCTTGGCCGTGCGCTGCACCTTCGCGGGGTCGAACGTGACCTCGGCCTTGGCCGCGTCGACGTCCTCCTTGGTGGACATGCCCCACTTGACCATCTGGTTCAGGACGACGTCGCGGCGATCCATCGCCTTGTCGAGATTCTTGGTCGGGTTCAGCGCGACCGGGTTCTGCACCAGGCCCGCCAGCATCGCCGACTGGCCGAGCGTCAGATTCTTCGCGTCGACGTTGAAGTAGTGCTTCGCGGCGGCCTGCACGCCGTAGGCACCGTCGCCGTAGTAGGCGATGTTCAGGTACCGCTCGAGGATCTGATCCTTCGTGAGACGCTCCTCGAGTGCCATCGCATAGCGGGCCTCGATGATCTTGCGCTCGATGCTCACCTCATCGGCCTTGCGGCGGGCGACCTCGTCGTTGGCGGCAACGGCCATCTCGATGCGGACCATCTTGACGTACTGCTGCGTCAGCGTCGACGCGCCCTGGGTGTCGCCTGCGACGGTCTTGAGGAACGCGCGCCCGAAGCCCTGGAAGTCGATCGCGCCGTGCTCGTAGAAGCGGTGGTCCTCGATCGCCAACTGGGCGTCCTG is a genomic window containing:
- a CDS encoding metallophosphoesterase codes for the protein MTHPIARAVTALAAFGGACFGWGLIEAHLYTVRRVEVEALEPGSDPVRVLHISDLHLSAHQTRKLDFVRALTRLKPDLVINTGDNISSAAAIAPLLEAMSPLRGVPGVFVFGSNDYHAPVFKSPLRYLIHGRSHSGRPKPADLPWESLRDGFAALGWVDLTERRATLNVAGTRIAFRGTDDAHHGRDDYSQVAGPADPDAGLNVGVTHAPYLKLLDAMTGDGMDLIFAGHTHGGQVCVPGYGALITNCDIDPARVKGLSTHDSGGRRSHLHVSGGLGTSPFAPYRFANRPEVTLLTLWPRPA
- a CDS encoding DNA topoisomerase IB gives rise to the protein MNETLHRVEPGTDPGISRITTKGGFEYRGPDGGKVSAAELARINALALPPAWTKVWICADPLGHIQAVGLDADGREQYRYHERWKEDRAEHKFDKMLHLAAALPAARGRATHDLSKPAEPSHRVLAVAFRFLDDASPRVGSIEYLERYGSRGLTTLQQRDVTVAGHHVTLHFPAKSHQHDVMHMVDVDLAEAVATLLDGDPEDRLLRYRASGDLHHLDPAEVNAYLHEITGGPYTAKDFRTLRGTIAAAESLARTGLVDGETAAHRAEVAAAKAASDALQNTPAVARSSYIDPRVFDAYRAGRLLDLGRSPDAALRDLIVAEEKH
- a CDS encoding pyrimidine dimer DNA glycosylase/endonuclease V, whose product is MWSLHPSLLDRQGLIACWREALLAQAVLAGRTAGYRHHPQLTRFREAQDPMAAIGAYLMELADEATARGYRFDRTRIDGPLESAPIRVTTGQLRLERDHLAAKLRVRSPEWLPRLDASPTPHPLFVTVDGGPEPWERASGD
- a CDS encoding transglycosylase domain-containing protein; translated protein: MKSASLSQKAYSFLMFLAVSVLAGLLVSGLAVPFTALLGSGAKMAVSALDDIPADLETPPQHQRSEVFMADGKLLATFFDENRVYVPLSEISPNMQDAQLAIEDHRFYEHGAIDFQGFGRAFLKTVAGDTQGASTLTQQYVKMVRIEMAVAANDEVARRKADEVSIERKIIEARYAMALEERLTKDQILERYLNIAYYGDGAYGVQAAAKHYFNVDAKNLTLGQSAMLAGLVQNPVALNPTKNLDKAMDRRDVVLNQMVKWGMSTKEDVDAAKAEVTFDPAKVQRTAKGCVSSPYPFLCDYVKRTLLSDKMPSMGKDEQERTNYLNRGGLQIHTLIDPAAQASAEAAVASMVAPTDPVLANTVLIQPSTGLIVAMAQSRPVMGDDKGKGESYYNYNVEKGMGGIEGFQAGSTFKPFILASALSQGMTPDKTYDAPGTMQFKGSTFKNCTGPFKFNQDWTPQNQFKKGYGVIDMMAASRNSVNTYFIQLERDTGICAGIDMAKNAGVKLADGKDLRTMQDIPSFVLGVADVTPLSMAEAYATFANRGVHCDPIILKSVTARDGKEVAVPSANCKQTIPKEVADGVNHILKSVALQGTGRPAALRDGRDEAGKTGTTNSAAAVWYAGYTPEMAGVAMIAIDKTNDYYKTHRKSVDGVRVKGGRLNGSGGGDAGKIWRPAMKSALEGKPKTKFTAPSKKILEGERVAVPSTRGMGMEEARRTLEAAGFSTAKRYVYSDSREGAYLGVDAGKTAKKFSTIYLRISKGPKPQPKPTAPPSTPATQAPPAAPATIAPPANPNR